A DNA window from Castanea sativa cultivar Marrone di Chiusa Pesio chromosome 7, ASM4071231v1 contains the following coding sequences:
- the LOC142644595 gene encoding UDP-glycosyltransferase 43-like translates to MTKFELVFITYPGMGHIVAMVEFAHHLINHDPRFSITILIITMPERMLVNTYIQSRAATSTSTNIRFVHLPTLETPTPDHSSQAPLCLVSSFIEKHKPHVKQAITNLMATELDRRFVGLFIDMFCTSMVDVANELDIPCYLYFPSPTTFLGFMLHLPILDTQLTTELAELDTELVIPSFVNPIPPSVLPSIALKKDGYSCFLYHARRYLETKGVIINTFSELEPYALNSLSTSQVPPIYPIGPLLDPVGPAQWQPDQAHHERIMKWLDDQPPSTVVFLCFGSIGSLSGSQVREIAFGLEQAGVRFLWALREPPKNQLALPNNFTNHEEVLPSGFLKRTAGIGLVCGFVSQVSILGHKAIGGFISHCGWNSILESLWHNVPIATWPIHAEQQLNAFELVKELGLAIEIRLDYREGSDLVLANEVERGIKSLMDCNNEVRTKVKEISMKSRMSMMENGSSYASTRALIQELVR, encoded by the coding sequence ATGACCAAATTCGAGTTGGTGTTCATCACATACCCTGGAATGGGACACATCGTTGCAATGGTTGAGTTTGCACATCACCTTATAAATCATGACCCTCGATTCTCTATCACTATACTCATCATCACCATGCCTGAGAGAATGCTAGTTAACACCTACATCCAGTCTCGTGCTGCCACATCAACCTCCACGAATATCCGATTTGTCCATCTCCCTACTTTGGAAACGCCCACACCCGATCACAGCTCCCAGGCTCCCCTGTGCCTTGTATCCTCATTTATTGAAAAACACAAACCCCATGTTAAGCAAGCAATCACAAACCTCATGGCAACTGAGTTGGACCGACGATTCGTTGGGTTGTTCATAGACATGTTTTGCACTTCCATGGTTGATGTAGCCAACGAGCTTGACATCCCTTGCTACCTTTATTTTCCGTCTCCAACTACCTTCCTTGGTTTCATGCTTCATCTTCCAATCCTAGACACCCAACTCACCACTGAGTTGGCTGAGTTGGACACTGAGTTGGTCATTCCAAGTTTTGTTAACCCTATTCCTCCAAGTGTTTTGCCTTCTATAGCGTTAAAAAAAGATGGGTATTCTTGCTTTTTGTACCATGCACGTAGGTACCTTGAAACAAAGGGTGTCATTATTAATACATTTAGTGAGCTTGAGCCTTATGCACTTAACTCACTCTCAACGAGTCAAGTGCCACCTATTTATCCCATTGGGCCTCTTCTTGACCCCGTTGGACCAGCACAATGGCAGCCAGACCAGGCCCACCATGAAAGAATCATGAAGTGGCTTGATGATCAACCTCCATCAACTGTGGTATTTTTGTGCTTTGGTAGCATTGGGAGTCTCAGTGGGTCCCAAGTGAGAGAGATTGCATTTGGGCTTGAACAGGCCGGGGTTCGGTTTTTGTGGGCTTTACGTGAGCCACCTAAGAACCAATTAGCCCTCCCAAATAACTTCACAAATCACGAGGAAGTTTTACCAAGTGGATTCCTGAAACGAACGGCTGGAATTGGATTGGTGTGTGGGTTTGTTTCACAAGTGTCAATTCTAGGTCACAAGGCAATCGGAGGATTCATATCACACTGTGGCTGGAACTCAATTTTGGAAAGCTTGTGGCATAATGTACCAATTGCCACTTGGCCAATTCATGCTGAACAACAACTGAATGCCTTTGAGTTAGTGAAGGAGTTGGGATTAGCAATTGAGATTAGGTTAGATTATAGGGAGGGTAGTGATTTGGTGTTGGCAAATGAGGTAGAGAGAGGAATAAAGAGTTTAATGGACTGTAACAATGAGGTGAGGACAAAAGTAAAGGAAATTAGTATGAAAAGTAGGATGTCTATGATGGAAAATGGATCATCATATGCGTCAACAAGAGCCCTAATTCAGGAATTAGTGCGTTGA